A genome region from Caldalkalibacillus uzonensis includes the following:
- a CDS encoding sugar transferase, with the protein MRNQYLHNLKKHKFIILMVDLVIIGLAYVLSFSLRYSEIPQRNWDSFLALLPWILLIGLFFLSIYELYQLERKTNWDIVTGVCVAVTFMAFLTMASSFLFREFALPRSIILIASLFMILVLILWKISYRSLVFNRKLSSVLLVGTDDEVKKVISHLKHPLLRATKIKHVQPNTSIEKIDDLLKNVDYVFICPSISKEKKSEIIYHTIEADKIVYVIPTLYELLMTRATITSLDDTMVMSVQPFGLTWDQQLIKRIFDIVLSTVLIVLLSPLLFLVAILIKLEDPKGSIIYKQRRIGLHNKEFTVYKFRSMIEGAEDKTGPTLAAKNDERITKVGKVIRAMRLDELPQLYNVLKGDMSIVGPRPERPVFTKELSRKYNNYSYRSTVKPGITGFAQIMGKYTTDVEDKLRYDLYYIRNYSLWLDLIILLRTIIVLLDKTKSEGEQLETRHINYKQKEDISL; encoded by the coding sequence ATGCGAAATCAGTATTTACATAATCTGAAAAAACACAAGTTCATTATATTAATGGTAGACCTGGTAATAATCGGTTTAGCTTATGTTCTTTCTTTTAGTTTAAGATACAGTGAAATTCCTCAAAGAAACTGGGATTCATTTCTTGCTCTATTACCATGGATTCTCTTAATTGGTCTGTTTTTCTTATCAATTTATGAATTATACCAATTGGAACGGAAAACAAATTGGGATATTGTCACAGGCGTATGTGTAGCTGTTACTTTTATGGCTTTTCTCACCATGGCCTCATCCTTCCTGTTCCGTGAATTTGCCTTACCCAGATCAATTATTTTGATTGCCAGCTTGTTTATGATCTTAGTGTTGATCTTATGGAAAATTAGCTATCGATCCCTGGTTTTTAATAGAAAGTTGAGTAGTGTTCTGTTGGTTGGTACGGATGATGAAGTCAAAAAAGTGATATCACATCTCAAACATCCCTTGCTTAGAGCAACTAAAATAAAGCATGTCCAACCTAACACATCTATAGAGAAAATTGATGACCTGTTAAAGAATGTTGACTATGTGTTTATATGTCCCAGTATTTCCAAAGAGAAAAAGTCAGAGATCATTTATCACACAATTGAAGCAGATAAAATTGTGTATGTGATTCCCACGTTGTATGAGCTGTTAATGACAAGGGCAACAATCACCTCATTGGATGATACTATGGTTATGTCTGTTCAACCCTTTGGTTTAACATGGGATCAGCAGCTGATCAAAAGAATATTTGATATTGTCTTATCAACTGTGCTGATCGTTTTATTGTCACCTTTGCTATTTTTGGTCGCCATTCTGATCAAATTAGAGGACCCTAAGGGGAGCATTATCTATAAACAGAGGCGGATAGGGCTTCATAACAAAGAGTTCACGGTTTATAAATTCCGCTCCATGATCGAGGGAGCAGAGGATAAAACTGGTCCAACATTAGCAGCCAAAAATGATGAACGGATTACAAAAGTAGGTAAAGTGATCCGGGCCATGCGGTTGGATGAACTTCCCCAGTTGTACAATGTTTTAAAAGGAGATATGTCCATTGTAGGGCCCAGACCTGAACGTCCTGTATTCACCAAAGAACTGTCTCGAAAGTATAACAATTACTCCTACCGCAGTACAGTTAAACCTGGAATTACTGGTTTTGCTCAAATTATGGGCAAATATACAACCGATGTCGAAGATAAGTTAAGATATGATCTTTATTATATAAGAAACTATTCTTTATGGCTGGATTTAATTATTTTGTTACGTACTATTATTGTACTTTTAGATAAAACAAAATCCGAGGGAGAACAGCTTGAAACTAGACATATTAACTATAAGCAAAAGGAAGACATCTCTCTATAG
- a CDS encoding glycosyltransferase family 2 protein — protein MFTKPTFSFLLVVRNEEKYLENLLKSVLNQEFPSSKYEIIIVDGLSSDRTPDIIDKYIKLYPSRIRCFQNPKQTLPSGWNIGIKNSNGRYVIRVDGHCQIPKDFLAKTYAVIQTVPDAACVGGIIKTKGKGFWGKVNAYVYSHPFGVGNSKFRTLNTHWEGYVDTVPYGAYRRDIFDQVGYFREDLQRNEDLEMHARIRNQGGNFYLSTTIQSVYFARDTLWGLIKKSLGDGKWTFIAARKSEGVLRLRHYIPLLAFLSGLTLAMMSILSQTFLLLFLGLSMIYFLLVAVSAIKIIREHGWAYYFPAMLAFFILHLTRGLGSMLSFLSPEYWRKSSN, from the coding sequence ATGTTCACAAAACCCACTTTTTCTTTCCTCCTAGTTGTACGTAATGAAGAAAAATACCTTGAAAACCTGCTAAAATCGGTATTGAATCAAGAATTCCCTTCTTCAAAGTATGAAATTATTATTGTAGATGGTCTTTCATCGGACCGAACACCTGATATTATTGATAAATATATCAAACTATACCCGTCACGGATCCGCTGCTTCCAAAATCCTAAGCAAACTCTTCCATCTGGTTGGAACATAGGGATAAAAAATTCAAACGGAAGATATGTAATACGAGTAGACGGTCATTGTCAAATACCCAAGGATTTCTTAGCTAAAACATATGCTGTTATACAAACAGTCCCTGATGCTGCTTGTGTGGGAGGGATCATTAAAACCAAAGGGAAAGGTTTTTGGGGAAAAGTTAATGCGTATGTCTATTCCCATCCCTTCGGAGTAGGAAATTCAAAGTTCCGGACGTTAAACACTCATTGGGAAGGTTATGTTGATACTGTCCCATACGGGGCTTATCGCCGGGATATATTTGATCAAGTTGGTTACTTTAGGGAAGATCTTCAGCGAAATGAAGACCTTGAAATGCATGCTAGGATTCGTAATCAAGGTGGCAATTTTTATCTTTCCACAACCATCCAGTCAGTCTACTTTGCTCGTGATACGTTATGGGGGCTAATAAAAAAATCGCTTGGTGATGGCAAATGGACTTTTATTGCTGCTCGGAAGAGTGAAGGGGTACTACGTTTACGGCATTACATTCCCTTACTCGCTTTCCTGTCAGGATTAACTTTAGCTATGATGTCTATTCTTAGCCAAACTTTTCTTTTGCTCTTTCTTGGCCTTAGTATGATATACTTTTTACTAGTGGCTGTGTCAGCTATAAAAATCATTAGAGAGCATGGATGGGCTTACTATTTCCCTGCCATGCTGGCCTTTTTCATTTTACATCTTACTCGCGGCTTAGGTTCAATGTTAAGTTTCTTAAGCCCGGAGTATTGGAGGAAATCGTCGAACTGA
- a CDS encoding CDP-alcohol phosphatidyltransferase family protein — MKENKYLYPILPFDSKEILALRERCQKTRKHEEVLSWFILRRFSIYITYMLAKTRVTPNHVSWCSVLLFFATGILVAVATPWSFLVAVVAYYLAYLCDCIDGELARLKNVTSKRGVFLDTLIRAMSIPIVTGVGLALVKQTLFLSINTLESIIIYVTSALATLALLVPLSFHFSIVNNIEEDPVSKMRTASKRNEWIAFFTGLPGFFTILPLAMLLQYLTTFTVAALFLGGFLLIFLIKTLIRLYVTYQNI; from the coding sequence ATGAAGGAAAACAAGTATCTTTATCCTATACTTCCATTTGATTCAAAAGAGATACTCGCTCTTAGAGAAAGATGCCAAAAAACACGCAAACACGAAGAAGTATTATCATGGTTTATCCTGCGAAGATTTTCTATTTATATAACATATATGCTTGCCAAAACACGGGTTACTCCCAACCACGTCAGCTGGTGCAGCGTTCTTTTGTTCTTTGCTACCGGCATCTTGGTCGCTGTTGCTACGCCTTGGTCATTTTTAGTAGCTGTGGTAGCCTATTACCTTGCCTATTTATGCGATTGTATTGATGGTGAACTGGCTAGACTAAAGAATGTAACATCAAAAAGAGGCGTATTCCTTGATACGTTAATCCGGGCCATGAGTATCCCAATCGTAACAGGGGTGGGACTTGCTCTCGTCAAACAGACCCTGTTTTTATCCATCAACACTTTAGAGTCTATCATTATCTATGTCACTTCTGCCTTGGCCACGTTAGCCTTACTTGTTCCCCTGTCTTTTCATTTTAGCATTGTAAACAATATTGAAGAAGATCCAGTTAGTAAAATGAGGACAGCTTCAAAAAGGAACGAGTGGATTGCTTTTTTCACTGGGTTACCAGGTTTTTTTACAATATTGCCACTGGCCATGTTGCTACAATACCTGACAACCTTCACCGTTGCGGCCCTCTTTTTGGGTGGCTTTCTGTTGATATTTTTGATCAAGACCCTCATTCGTTTGTATGTCACATACCAAAACATTTAA
- a CDS encoding phosphocholine cytidylyltransferase family protein yields the protein MKVVILAAGIGSRLYPETADKPKAMISIKDRPLIHYQVDSVLKAGFSYEDIYVLGGYQFDKIKEYFSGTNINYIYNEHYESMNNIYSFLLTKQIGENILLINSDDFYDQRMIALLLEDPNPTAILVDQQKTLTEEAMRVKIADNRIQLINKKIPLSEADGEYIGISKLGKNELQTLYQKAEQMIDQGQTNAWYENVYEACAQKIAIRPVDTKGYPWIEIDDFNDLAAAKQIAHAIL from the coding sequence ATGAAAGTTGTTATCCTAGCTGCAGGTATTGGCAGCCGTCTGTATCCGGAAACCGCTGATAAACCCAAGGCAATGATTAGTATTAAGGATAGACCGCTCATTCATTACCAAGTAGATAGTGTACTTAAAGCAGGATTTAGCTACGAAGATATATACGTGCTAGGTGGTTATCAGTTTGACAAAATTAAGGAATATTTTTCTGGGACAAACATCAACTACATCTATAATGAACACTATGAATCCATGAACAATATTTATTCATTTTTACTTACGAAACAAATTGGAGAAAACATTCTATTGATCAATTCTGATGACTTTTATGATCAGCGAATGATCGCCTTATTATTGGAGGATCCCAACCCTACTGCTATTCTGGTTGACCAACAGAAGACATTAACAGAAGAAGCAATGCGGGTAAAAATAGCGGATAACCGCATTCAATTAATCAATAAAAAAATACCTCTTAGTGAAGCTGATGGAGAGTATATTGGCATTTCTAAGCTAGGGAAAAATGAGTTACAAACGTTATACCAAAAAGCAGAGCAGATGATAGACCAAGGCCAAACAAATGCTTGGTACGAAAATGTATATGAAGCATGTGCTCAGAAAATTGCCATACGTCCAGTGGACACAAAAGGTTATCCATGGATTGAAATTGATGACTTCAATGATTTAGCTGCAGCCAAACAGATTGCCCATGCTATCCTTTAA
- a CDS encoding iron-containing alcohol dehydrogenase family protein, with the protein MSKSIDIPAHLRIERGAIHHLSSPDIYSWIKGRKITVITGNSQTRTVTDKVLEQVPFDPLLYHILHCHDNSLDVINQLERQCLESGTEVIIGIGGGKVLDIAKVVGTRLKAPIILLPTAISSDAICSPVAVIKLKDKKTSLGVSMPKAVLIDLDILVSSPNRLCIAGFGDLLSNKTAIFDWKLAHQANKDTMDTFASLMANNAVEAFLNVINNQSLSEETLLRVSAESLVMSGIAMSVAGSSRPCSGAEHLISHALDYYCGGKALHGEQVALGVLIAQYLQKEYGNQEDLTPAFQQLGLPMHFKDLGYTKEEIKLAISKAPNMRNRYTILNEFSLNDKQLNQLIHDVFEFGETSKAKTAFGFTGR; encoded by the coding sequence ATGTCCAAAAGCATCGATATCCCTGCACACCTCAGGATTGAACGGGGAGCAATTCACCATCTTAGCTCTCCTGATATTTATTCCTGGATAAAAGGACGAAAAATTACCGTCATTACGGGTAACAGTCAAACAAGAACCGTTACCGACAAAGTATTGGAACAGGTTCCCTTTGATCCCTTACTGTACCATATTTTACATTGCCATGATAACTCGCTAGATGTCATTAACCAATTGGAAAGACAATGCCTAGAATCGGGAACCGAAGTGATTATTGGCATTGGTGGAGGAAAAGTATTAGATATAGCCAAGGTAGTTGGTACACGCCTAAAAGCTCCAATTATCCTTTTACCGACAGCCATTTCCAGTGATGCTATATGCTCACCGGTGGCTGTGATTAAACTTAAAGACAAAAAGACAAGTTTGGGTGTTAGCATGCCCAAAGCCGTACTAATTGACCTTGACATTTTGGTATCAAGTCCTAACCGTTTATGCATTGCTGGCTTTGGCGATTTACTTTCAAACAAAACAGCGATTTTTGACTGGAAGCTGGCTCATCAAGCCAATAAGGATACTATGGATACCTTTGCCAGTCTGATGGCAAACAACGCAGTAGAGGCCTTTCTAAATGTCATTAATAATCAATCACTATCCGAAGAAACACTACTACGTGTCTCTGCTGAATCTTTGGTGATGAGTGGTATAGCCATGTCAGTCGCTGGTTCAAGCAGACCATGTAGTGGAGCAGAGCATTTAATCAGCCATGCTTTGGACTACTATTGTGGTGGAAAAGCATTGCATGGAGAACAGGTTGCCTTAGGCGTACTGATTGCTCAATACTTACAAAAGGAGTACGGTAACCAAGAAGATTTAACACCTGCTTTTCAACAATTAGGATTGCCAATGCACTTTAAGGATTTGGGCTATACAAAAGAAGAAATTAAACTGGCCATATCCAAGGCTCCTAACATGCGCAATCGTTATACAATCTTGAATGAGTTTTCCTTAAACGACAAACAACTCAATCAGCTCATTCATGATGTGTTTGAGTTTGGTGAAACAAGCAAAGCCAAAACAGCCTTCGGTTTCACTGGAAGATAG
- a CDS encoding ABC transporter permease, giving the protein MLANILKYKELLYFLVHKEIRVRYRNSLFGFLWSLLEPLGLMVIYTIVFSIILRFEVENYALFVLSGLIPWMFLTQSINRGTKSLTNNSSLIRKIYFPRQIFPITIILANLVNFIPALFLVLAFAVIMNVNLLWGNLLLLPFIILIHALFVLAIVLLLSISNVYYRDTEFVFNLISRAWMYLSPIIYPVYLVPEQYLNLYMLNPMAIIISMYRTALMGHEMVPMSYVLYLLLFISIFILFSWFIFNRLNRRVGEVI; this is encoded by the coding sequence ATGTTAGCAAATATACTAAAGTATAAAGAACTACTTTATTTCTTAGTCCATAAAGAAATCCGCGTTCGTTACCGTAACTCTTTATTTGGATTTCTGTGGTCTTTGTTAGAGCCTTTAGGTTTGATGGTCATTTACACCATTGTTTTCTCCATTATCTTACGCTTTGAAGTGGAGAACTACGCCTTATTTGTTCTTTCCGGTTTAATTCCTTGGATGTTTTTAACCCAATCGATTAACCGTGGAACTAAATCTTTAACCAATAATTCTTCATTGATCAGAAAGATATATTTTCCTAGACAAATATTCCCTATTACGATCATATTGGCTAACTTGGTTAACTTTATTCCTGCCCTTTTTCTCGTTTTGGCTTTTGCCGTCATCATGAATGTGAATTTACTGTGGGGTAATTTGTTGCTTCTGCCCTTTATAATACTTATCCATGCACTTTTCGTACTTGCCATCGTCTTACTGTTATCGATTTCCAACGTTTATTATCGGGATACCGAGTTTGTTTTTAATTTAATCTCTAGGGCGTGGATGTACCTGTCACCTATTATTTACCCAGTGTATCTTGTACCAGAGCAGTATTTAAATCTTTACATGTTGAACCCAATGGCAATTATTATTTCAATGTATAGAACTGCTCTCATGGGGCATGAAATGGTACCAATGAGCTATGTACTTTATCTTCTGTTGTTTATATCTATTTTTATCTTGTTCTCGTGGTTTATTTTTAACCGTTTGAACCGGAGAGTAGGGGAAGTGATTTAA
- a CDS encoding ABC transporter ATP-binding protein — protein MNAIEVQHLTKNFRKPYDKTLKGHLTSLLKGEKRYKEFSALQDVSFTVKQSEGFAIIGNNGAGKSTLFKILSGIIFPDQGKIKINGTIAPLIELSAGLHRDLTGEENIRLNCAIFGLNAKQIDEVLPDIIEFAELGEFINVPVKFYSSGMKARLGFSIAVHIDADIILIDEVLAVGDKPFKKKCNKKMKELKKQGKTLVVVSHSLKSLKTICDRALILEKGKVVDIGDIDDMLEKYEQKASS, from the coding sequence ATGAATGCAATTGAAGTTCAACATCTGACCAAAAATTTTAGGAAACCTTACGATAAAACCTTAAAAGGTCATCTCACATCCCTATTAAAAGGTGAAAAGAGATATAAGGAATTTAGCGCTCTTCAAGATGTTTCCTTTACAGTAAAGCAATCAGAAGGATTTGCCATTATCGGAAACAATGGCGCGGGTAAAAGTACCTTATTTAAAATATTAAGCGGAATTATCTTTCCCGATCAAGGCAAGATCAAAATCAACGGTACTATCGCACCTCTAATCGAGTTAAGTGCGGGCTTACATCGTGACTTAACGGGAGAAGAAAATATCCGCTTGAATTGTGCGATTTTTGGACTTAATGCTAAACAAATTGATGAAGTGCTTCCCGACATTATTGAGTTCGCTGAGCTAGGGGAGTTTATCAATGTGCCGGTTAAATTTTACTCATCAGGTATGAAAGCACGTTTAGGTTTTTCCATTGCCGTTCATATTGATGCTGATATTATCTTAATTGATGAGGTACTGGCTGTCGGTGATAAGCCTTTCAAGAAGAAATGTAATAAAAAAATGAAGGAACTAAAAAAGCAAGGCAAAACACTTGTTGTTGTTTCCCACAGTTTAAAATCACTAAAGACAATATGTGATCGTGCCCTCATTTTAGAAAAAGGAAAAGTAGTTGATATTGGTGATATTGATGATATGTTAGAGAAGTATGAACAAAAAGCTTCATCTTAG
- a CDS encoding CDP-alcohol phosphatidyltransferase family protein, whose translation MERERQLFTMEDMKGTYKKKDAWWTVILVDPIASRLALPVANYTNITPNQLSITSFIIGLIAAYSFFIGSAAALIVGAILYHISFIIDCMDGKIARLKKSGSMFGMVLDISLDHIRVVLCALALTFGQFNRTDDITYLYLATFLIVVYFIRHINALHIYKIRREMMKKLNKMKRKINKLLKIQINEELDQKGKEMTSDQPTSVNESTEKNRQEAEHVVEEIKDHMLPKKAKFDLQARFKAKFQWYLSVRDFLLRYRIRPHLFSGIEFQMFIFIVAPLLGILKETIIVSCVLLLLFEIPIVYKLWLSTNDYERQMKSLQEKYDELQEMELSEV comes from the coding sequence ATGGAAAGAGAACGACAACTATTTACAATGGAAGATATGAAGGGAACTTACAAGAAAAAAGACGCTTGGTGGACTGTCATTCTTGTAGATCCTATTGCCTCCAGGCTTGCACTTCCAGTGGCGAATTACACAAATATTACCCCCAATCAACTATCAATTACTTCGTTTATCATTGGCCTGATTGCAGCCTATAGCTTTTTCATCGGTTCGGCAGCTGCTCTTATCGTCGGTGCCATTCTTTATCATATCAGTTTCATCATTGATTGTATGGACGGAAAGATCGCTAGATTAAAGAAAAGCGGCTCCATGTTTGGGATGGTCTTGGATATCAGCCTCGATCATATTCGTGTTGTACTTTGTGCTCTAGCCTTAACGTTTGGCCAATTTAACCGTACAGATGATATTACGTATTTATACTTGGCCACTTTTTTAATTGTTGTCTATTTCATCCGTCATATCAATGCCCTTCATATCTATAAAATCAGACGGGAAATGATGAAAAAGCTAAATAAAATGAAACGAAAAATTAATAAGCTATTAAAAATACAAATAAATGAAGAACTGGACCAAAAAGGAAAAGAAATGACGTCAGATCAACCTACTTCAGTGAACGAGTCTACTGAAAAGAATAGACAGGAAGCAGAACATGTGGTAGAAGAGATAAAAGATCATATGTTGCCTAAGAAAGCAAAGTTTGATTTACAAGCAAGATTTAAAGCTAAATTCCAGTGGTATCTTTCAGTTCGCGATTTCTTGTTAAGATATCGCATTCGTCCCCATCTGTTTAGTGGTATTGAATTCCAGATGTTTATTTTTATCGTTGCTCCCTTATTAGGTATACTCAAGGAAACAATCATTGTAAGCTGTGTTTTACTATTATTATTTGAAATACCTATTGTCTATAAACTATGGCTAAGTACAAATGATTATGAGCGGCAGATGAAAAGCCTTCAAGAAAAGTATGATGAGCTTCAGGAAATGGAGTTAAGCGAAGTATAA
- a CDS encoding glycerophosphodiester phosphodiesterase → MAHPVMLLRTAFQLAIEQGCDAIELDVHLSADHELIVCHDPSINRTTNGKGLIKDLTAKELKQYDAGYWFSDELYGQKIPLLEEVIDIVPLDVNLIIEIKNIPHRYETIEQKLIDVLINTNRITSSIIISFDHHCLQNIKTMAPDLKIGLLYKVNLINHYRYTQLFNQQIYSLHPHYRTISESQIHESITHGLKVFTWTVNRIEDMKQQIDNKVSGIITDFPDKLGKLLVSLRNEANNN, encoded by the coding sequence GTGGCGCATCCGGTTATGCTCCTGAGAACTGCATTTCAACTGGCTATTGAACAAGGCTGTGATGCCATAGAGCTTGATGTTCATCTCTCAGCTGATCACGAACTTATTGTGTGCCATGATCCTTCTATCAACCGAACTACCAATGGGAAAGGATTAATTAAGGATTTGACTGCTAAAGAATTAAAACAATATGATGCTGGTTATTGGTTTAGTGATGAACTTTATGGACAAAAAATTCCACTTTTAGAAGAGGTTATTGATATCGTGCCTCTCGATGTAAATTTAATCATCGAAATTAAAAATATCCCCCACCGATATGAAACAATAGAACAAAAACTAATTGATGTCCTTATTAATACAAACCGAATAACCAGTTCCATTATCATTTCATTTGACCATCACTGCCTGCAGAATATCAAGACAATGGCACCTGACCTCAAGATCGGTTTGCTATATAAAGTAAACTTAATTAATCATTACCGTTATACACAGCTGTTTAATCAACAAATATATTCCCTGCATCCTCATTATCGGACAATCTCCGAGAGCCAAATACATGAATCCATCACACATGGTCTTAAAGTTTTTACCTGGACTGTTAACCGAATAGAGGATATGAAACAACAAATAGATAATAAAGTTTCTGGTATTATTACAGATTTCCCTGATAAGCTTGGAAAGCTACTCGTAAGTTTAAGGAACGAAGCTAATAATAATTGA
- a CDS encoding S8 family serine peptidase: MTHPLNKKWGVLCLIAVLLFTYIPQANADEKGDLAGQLAPLYGTYDLFSPSSVTVIVEIESPSLVEAKHMGISQTREYLASKRRHVITHIQEAIPKAQVRTEYEYLFSGMAVTLPANTIPQLLVTPGVRAVYPNVTYTVDMDLDKGLIYEYDPEVMDAPSLRGLDRVRDEWGYTGKDVKVAVVDTGVDYTHPDLKNAFDEYKGWDFVDNNDDPQETTVGNPGGEPTTHGTHIAGIIAADGALSGIAPEVTLLAYRVIGPGGAGTTERVLAALDRAVQDEADIINLSLAGAEPDWALGKALHWAQAENTFVVTSVEMSAPVDPATLATETAYVPIKVGSVPLSLIEYEADIVFSDYVYLNNIDVVGYSSDEDVNKLANKQYDIEYVAFKELEDIKKLNIKGKIAIMNDQQVPYIDYIEALKEAGAAAVIIYMTEKGEVPSLVIPGLPLPTFAISYEQAYAVYQALKDGEDKISIDMKLINLADHAVMENDEQEDKADQADLLAPGQRILSTISTHQLEYPHGYAVTDGAQNSAAHVAGALALLLEAQEDLRDSLTVDELQDLLRATAIQTDRLEYDSGLHQDMSTGENEPGRLNLWQALKKLQEHVDKDEDIKADEDAGQQREASTASTEQSFFSLERKGPRLFELKLELENDADLVQFWIFSDEHQFMGSIGTYVGVSDKVKLEHWNGVINQQPLEEGEYYLIAYVEQGGQSEFVYGGTFTYSQEHMTWALSGVDD; encoded by the coding sequence ATGACACATCCGCTCAATAAGAAATGGGGCGTGTTATGTCTCATAGCCGTCCTTTTGTTTACATATATTCCACAGGCTAATGCGGACGAGAAGGGGGACCTGGCCGGTCAGTTGGCACCCCTCTATGGCACGTATGATCTGTTTAGTCCCTCCTCTGTCACGGTTATTGTCGAAATTGAGTCTCCTTCTCTCGTAGAAGCGAAACACATGGGCATCTCTCAAACACGGGAGTATTTGGCCAGTAAGCGTCGCCATGTCATCACTCACATTCAAGAGGCTATTCCTAAAGCACAGGTCAGGACAGAATATGAGTATCTTTTCTCGGGCATGGCGGTTACCCTGCCAGCCAATACTATTCCCCAGCTTCTCGTCACCCCAGGGGTCAGGGCTGTGTATCCTAATGTGACCTATACAGTTGACATGGACCTGGATAAGGGGCTGATTTATGAGTACGATCCTGAGGTGATGGATGCCCCGTCGCTGAGAGGACTTGACCGGGTCAGGGATGAATGGGGCTATACAGGCAAAGATGTGAAAGTAGCCGTGGTGGATACGGGTGTGGATTACACCCACCCCGACCTGAAGAATGCCTTTGATGAGTATAAAGGCTGGGACTTTGTGGACAACAACGATGATCCGCAAGAGACCACAGTGGGCAACCCGGGTGGAGAGCCGACGACACATGGCACCCACATTGCGGGCATTATTGCTGCCGATGGTGCCCTGAGCGGGATTGCTCCTGAAGTAACTCTGCTCGCCTACCGGGTCATCGGACCGGGTGGAGCGGGTACGACAGAGCGTGTCCTGGCTGCCTTGGACCGGGCTGTGCAGGATGAAGCTGACATCATCAATCTCTCCCTTGCCGGGGCAGAACCGGACTGGGCGTTGGGTAAGGCCTTGCACTGGGCCCAAGCAGAGAACACGTTTGTGGTAACATCTGTTGAGATGAGTGCACCGGTTGACCCTGCCACCTTGGCCACTGAAACAGCTTATGTACCGATAAAGGTCGGCTCGGTTCCACTGTCATTGATTGAGTATGAGGCGGACATTGTTTTTTCCGATTACGTTTATCTCAATAATATTGATGTTGTGGGCTACAGCAGTGATGAGGATGTCAACAAGCTGGCAAACAAACAATATGATATTGAGTATGTTGCTTTTAAAGAGCTGGAAGACATAAAAAAACTTAATATCAAAGGTAAAATTGCCATTATGAATGATCAACAGGTTCCCTATATTGACTATATTGAAGCCTTAAAAGAAGCAGGAGCCGCAGCAGTTATTATTTATATGACAGAAAAGGGTGAGGTACCTTCCCTTGTGATCCCCGGCCTTCCCTTGCCTACCTTCGCTATATCTTATGAACAGGCCTACGCAGTTTACCAGGCCCTTAAAGATGGGGAAGATAAAATATCTATTGATATGAAGCTAATCAACTTAGCAGACCATGCTGTCATGGAAAACGATGAGCAGGAGGATAAGGCTGATCAAGCAGATCTTTTGGCGCCAGGACAGAGAATATTAAGCACCATCAGTACTCATCAGCTTGAATATCCCCATGGTTACGCGGTAACGGATGGAGCCCAAAATTCTGCTGCTCATGTGGCAGGCGCCTTAGCTTTATTACTTGAGGCGCAAGAGGATTTGAGAGATTCGTTAACTGTAGATGAACTGCAGGACTTGTTACGAGCAACAGCAATACAGACAGACCGTTTGGAGTATGACAGCGGATTGCATCAAGATATGAGCACAGGGGAAAATGAGCCAGGGCGGTTAAACCTGTGGCAGGCGTTAAAAAAGTTGCAAGAACATGTGGATAAAGATGAGGATATTAAAGCAGATGAGGATGCAGGTCAGCAGCGTGAAGCAAGCACAGCATCAACTGAGCAATCATTTTTCTCCCTGGAGCGCAAAGGTCCTCGCCTATTTGAGTTGAAGTTGGAACTGGAAAATGATGCAGACCTTGTTCAGTTTTGGATTTTCTCTGATGAACATCAGTTTATGGGGTCGATAGGAACATATGTGGGTGTAAGTGACAAAGTGAAGCTTGAACACTGGAACGGGGTCATTAATCAACAGCCTTTAGAGGAAGGTGAGTATTATTTAATTGCTTACGTGGAACAAGGTGGCCAAAGTGAGTTTGTTTATGGGGGAACATTCACTTATTCACAGGAACATATGACCTGGGCTCTCTCTGGCGTTGATGATTAA